A window of the Desulforapulum autotrophicum HRM2 genome harbors these coding sequences:
- the lpxB gene encoding lipid-A-disaccharide synthase yields MTQDVGPEPRPFHVMILAGEPSGDLHGANLVRSMKRLDPSLSINGIGGDLMAAQGMELFFHIRSLSVMGVTEVIRQFKVINRAFNRFRQRVRTTKPDLVILIDYPGFNLRAAAFAKKNGVPVLYYITPKVWAWKKSRLRTMRRVVDHAALIFPFELPLFKQAGIASTFVGHPLLDCYPETTARQIPLDDAPFVVGLLPGSRENEISALLAPMVQAALLIRKQDKKVRFLVSLAATVDPGRILETIDTCNKKFPGQQPLFGAVKGPCQTLFDQCDLLIAASGTVTLEAAICGVPMIIVYHLSRVSYFIARIFVRIKHVGLANIIANEQIVPELLQDDATAENIARTALTLLNRQTLGHMRTRLLMVRKRLGGQGAAYRTARLALELLRSRNLSGNKS; encoded by the coding sequence ATGACCCAAGATGTGGGTCCAGAACCCCGACCTTTTCATGTCATGATTCTTGCCGGAGAGCCCTCCGGGGATCTCCATGGGGCAAACCTTGTCCGATCCATGAAACGCCTTGACCCCTCCCTTTCCATCAACGGCATTGGCGGAGATCTGATGGCGGCCCAGGGCATGGAACTTTTTTTTCACATCAGAAGCCTCTCCGTCATGGGGGTGACCGAGGTGATCCGTCAGTTCAAGGTCATTAACCGTGCTTTTAATCGTTTCAGGCAACGGGTGAGGACCACAAAACCAGACCTTGTCATTCTTATTGATTATCCCGGATTTAACCTCCGGGCCGCGGCATTTGCCAAAAAGAACGGAGTGCCGGTCCTCTATTATATCACCCCAAAGGTGTGGGCCTGGAAAAAGTCGCGCCTTAGGACCATGAGACGGGTGGTTGACCATGCTGCATTGATTTTTCCCTTTGAACTGCCCCTGTTTAAACAGGCTGGCATTGCCTCAACCTTTGTGGGTCATCCCCTTCTGGATTGTTACCCTGAAACCACGGCAAGACAGATCCCCTTAGATGACGCCCCCTTTGTTGTTGGACTTCTTCCCGGTTCAAGGGAGAATGAAATTTCAGCCCTGTTGGCGCCCATGGTTCAAGCGGCCCTGTTGATCCGGAAACAAGATAAAAAGGTCAGGTTTCTTGTTTCCCTGGCAGCAACCGTTGATCCGGGTCGGATTCTTGAGACCATTGATACCTGCAATAAAAAATTTCCCGGCCAACAGCCGTTGTTTGGTGCAGTCAAAGGCCCCTGTCAGACCCTATTCGACCAGTGTGATCTGCTCATTGCAGCCTCTGGAACAGTCACTCTGGAGGCAGCCATCTGTGGCGTTCCCATGATTATTGTTTACCACCTTTCCCGGGTGAGTTATTTCATTGCCAGAATTTTTGTCCGGATAAAACATGTGGGCCTTGCAAACATCATTGCAAACGAGCAGATTGTGCCTGAACTTCTCCAGGACGATGCAACTGCTGAAAATATTGCCCGAACGGCCCTGACTCTTTTAAACAGGCAAACCCTTGGGCATATGCGAACACGGCTGTTGATGGTCCGAAAACGCCTCGGGGGGCAAGGCGCTGCCTACCGCACGGCAAGGCTTGCCCTGGAGCTTTTGAGATCCCGCAACCTTTCGGGCAATAAAAGTTGA
- a CDS encoding lipoprotein-releasing ABC transporter permease subunit: protein MPLEFFIAARYLRAKQREGFISLITLLSVAGVTVGVMALVIVIAVMSGAESEFRRRILGVEPHVLVMNHSGTAYDVNSTIKRAMDVPGVADVSPMVFAQTMIRTSHSLSGAVVRGVDPAVSLSLVKGFTPEELDRCLARDGNGVVLPGIILGKELAKNLAISVGDKIVLISPGGMISPVGHVPALKRFRVTGIFESGMYEYDSSLAYVHLIEAQKLMGMGDRISALGVWVKDLFKADKVKTALVAALDYPFYGRDWMEINKSLFAALKLEKTAMFVILTLIVLVAAFNIASALIMMVMEKTRDIAVLKAMGATDALVRKVFMVQGMVVGMFGTFLGTVSGVGVCLLLERYKFIELPPAYPFSTIPVQLESMDVLFIVLSAIAICFVSTIYPAHKASRMNPVEALRYG, encoded by the coding sequence ATGCCCCTTGAATTTTTCATAGCGGCCCGATATCTCAGGGCAAAGCAGCGGGAGGGGTTTATCTCTTTGATTACCCTTCTTTCGGTTGCAGGTGTGACTGTTGGCGTCATGGCCCTTGTGATTGTCATTGCCGTGATGAGCGGTGCAGAATCTGAATTCCGTCGGCGGATTCTGGGTGTGGAACCCCACGTGCTCGTGATGAACCATTCGGGAACGGCCTATGATGTGAACAGCACCATCAAAAGGGCCATGGACGTTCCCGGTGTTGCCGACGTATCCCCCATGGTGTTTGCCCAGACCATGATCCGAACGAGTCATTCGCTTTCAGGCGCAGTTGTTCGGGGGGTGGACCCAGCCGTTTCCTTAAGTCTGGTCAAGGGGTTTACCCCGGAAGAACTTGATCGCTGCCTTGCCCGGGACGGAAATGGCGTTGTTTTGCCTGGAATTATTCTTGGCAAGGAACTTGCCAAGAACCTTGCCATTTCGGTGGGAGATAAAATTGTTCTTATTTCTCCTGGTGGCATGATCTCACCGGTGGGGCATGTCCCGGCTTTGAAGCGGTTCCGGGTGACCGGCATCTTTGAATCAGGTATGTACGAGTATGACAGTTCCCTTGCCTATGTTCACCTCATTGAAGCCCAGAAACTCATGGGTATGGGGGACAGGATTTCGGCCCTTGGCGTATGGGTCAAAGACCTTTTCAAGGCAGACAAAGTCAAGACCGCCCTTGTGGCGGCATTAGATTATCCCTTTTATGGCCGGGACTGGATGGAAATCAACAAGAGCCTGTTCGCAGCCCTGAAGCTTGAAAAAACCGCCATGTTCGTGATCCTGACCCTGATTGTGCTGGTTGCCGCCTTTAATATTGCCTCGGCCCTGATCATGATGGTGATGGAAAAAACCCGGGACATTGCGGTGTTAAAGGCCATGGGTGCCACCGATGCCCTGGTTCGAAAGGTGTTTATGGTCCAGGGAATGGTCGTTGGCATGTTCGGCACTTTTTTGGGAACGGTTTCAGGGGTTGGCGTCTGCCTGTTGCTTGAACGGTATAAATTCATTGAACTTCCCCCTGCCTATCCTTTTTCAACCATCCCGGTGCAGCTTGAATCCATGGACGTTCTCTTCATTGTCCTGTCTGCCATTGCCATCTGTTTTGTTTCAACGATCTATCCGGCCCACAAGGCATCCAGAATGAATCCAGTGGAGGCCCTTCGCTATGGTTAG
- a CDS encoding OmpH family outer membrane protein, which yields MKITTKIALATAVLFLCGIVSAFAADKSKIGIINFQKILVTSSSGKIAKEEINKKGKEMETALKAKGEELEELKKTIEREALVMSKEKRDEKEREFRIKVNDFKTLQTQYREDFKAFEAGFIKKINKDVLVIAQTLGKEGGYTLILEQNAAGVVYFADALDMTDKVIDAFNKSSAKQAK from the coding sequence ATGAAAATTACGACTAAAATAGCTTTGGCAACGGCGGTTTTGTTTCTCTGTGGTATCGTTTCAGCCTTTGCAGCAGACAAATCTAAGATCGGCATCATTAATTTCCAGAAGATTCTTGTCACCTCAAGCTCTGGAAAGATTGCAAAAGAAGAGATCAATAAAAAGGGTAAGGAGATGGAAACCGCCCTTAAAGCTAAAGGCGAGGAGCTTGAGGAGCTTAAAAAAACAATTGAACGTGAAGCCCTTGTCATGAGCAAGGAAAAACGGGATGAAAAAGAGCGTGAGTTCCGAATCAAGGTCAACGATTTTAAGACATTGCAGACCCAGTACAGGGAAGACTTTAAAGCTTTTGAGGCCGGGTTCATCAAAAAGATCAACAAGGATGTACTGGTCATTGCCCAGACCTTGGGAAAAGAGGGGGGATACACCCTTATTCTTGAGCAGAACGCTGCAGGTGTGGTCTATTTTGCCGACGCCCTTGATATGACCGATAAGGTTATTGATGCGTTCAACAAGAGCAGTGCAAAGCAGGCCAAGTAG
- the lpxA gene encoding acyl-ACP--UDP-N-acetylglucosamine O-acyltransferase — protein sequence MSVSTLIHPTAIIDPGAEIDANVSIGPYAIIKGDVCIGSGTQIGPYTTIDQYVTIGSDCRIFQYASIGAAPQDLKYHGERTYLKVGRGTVIREFVTINRGTEFGGGVTEVGEENYLMAYTHIAHDCKTGNRVILANNSTLAGHIELGDNVTVGGLVAVHQFVRVGDFAYIGGKSAVVKDIPPYVIAAGDRATLHGLNNVGLKRHHFSKATLQELKKAYRIVFRIGLTVKQATERVKAEVEQIPEVINFMTFIQESNRGVTR from the coding sequence ATGAGTGTTTCAACGCTTATTCATCCCACGGCAATCATTGATCCCGGAGCAGAAATCGATGCCAACGTCTCCATTGGTCCCTATGCCATCATCAAGGGTGATGTTTGTATCGGTTCTGGTACCCAGATCGGCCCCTACACCACCATTGATCAGTATGTTACCATTGGAAGTGACTGTCGGATCTTCCAGTATGCCTCCATTGGTGCGGCACCCCAGGATCTGAAATACCACGGTGAACGAACCTACCTCAAGGTCGGTCGTGGTACAGTAATCCGCGAGTTTGTGACCATCAACCGGGGCACGGAGTTTGGTGGAGGGGTTACCGAAGTGGGGGAAGAAAACTATCTTATGGCTTACACCCACATTGCCCATGACTGCAAAACCGGTAACAGGGTTATCCTTGCCAACAATTCGACCCTTGCCGGACACATTGAGCTTGGAGACAACGTCACCGTGGGTGGACTTGTTGCCGTGCATCAGTTTGTCAGAGTCGGAGACTTTGCCTATATCGGCGGAAAATCGGCCGTTGTAAAGGATATTCCTCCCTATGTGATTGCCGCAGGCGACAGGGCAACTCTCCACGGGTTGAACAATGTGGGATTGAAGCGGCATCATTTTTCCAAGGCCACTCTTCAGGAGCTCAAAAAGGCATACAGGATTGTTTTTCGAATCGGGCTCACCGTGAAACAGGCAACAGAGCGTGTCAAAGCCGAGGTCGAACAGATTCCCGAGGTGATCAATTTCATGACCTTTATCCAGGAATCCAACCGGGGTGTGACCCGATAA
- a CDS encoding LpxI family protein, whose product MKIGLIAGGGQFPLLFAKKAKIKGYEIHAVAYVNEASTDLSDHVDTIQWMHLGQVGRMLTFFKRQEIAQAVMLGSVKKTRIFTDIKPDLKALAFIARMGHTHDDSILRAFADLLESQGVTIKPSTFLLPELVSPRGCWTKRRPGRSEKKDIRTGWRIAREIGRLDVGQAIVIGNGTVLAVEAADGTDATIRRGGLLGGGGSVLVKLCKPGQDRRFDLPSTGVETIQAMVDSGVSVLVLEAERSISFDREQMTALADEHGIAIVAMAEDEFQ is encoded by the coding sequence ATGAAGATCGGACTCATTGCTGGCGGCGGTCAGTTTCCCCTGTTGTTTGCAAAAAAGGCGAAAATCAAGGGATATGAAATCCATGCGGTTGCCTATGTTAACGAGGCCTCCACGGACCTTTCTGATCATGTGGACACCATTCAGTGGATGCACCTGGGTCAGGTTGGACGCATGCTGACGTTTTTTAAACGTCAGGAAATTGCCCAGGCCGTGATGCTCGGGAGCGTTAAAAAAACCCGGATTTTTACGGATATCAAACCGGATCTCAAGGCCCTGGCCTTTATTGCACGTATGGGCCATACCCACGATGACTCCATTCTGCGGGCCTTTGCAGACTTGCTTGAGAGTCAGGGTGTCACAATCAAACCCTCGACATTCCTTCTGCCCGAGCTTGTTTCCCCCAGGGGGTGCTGGACAAAGCGCAGGCCGGGACGGTCGGAAAAAAAAGACATTCGAACCGGCTGGCGTATTGCCAGGGAGATCGGCAGGCTGGATGTGGGTCAGGCCATTGTCATCGGAAACGGTACCGTGCTTGCCGTTGAAGCGGCAGACGGAACTGACGCCACCATTCGTAGGGGGGGGCTCCTTGGAGGGGGGGGGAGCGTTCTTGTGAAACTTTGTAAACCCGGTCAGGACCGGCGGTTTGATTTGCCGTCCACCGGGGTTGAAACCATACAGGCCATGGTTGATTCCGGTGTGTCCGTTCTGGTGCTTGAGGCGGAAAGGAGCATTTCCTTTGACAGGGAACAGATGACGGCCCTTGCCGATGAACATGGGATTGCCATAGTTGCCATGGCCGAGGATGAGTTCCAATGA
- a CDS encoding hemolysin family protein, with translation MATQLIFLVVCLILSAFFSSSETALFSISKVRALHLAKEGGKLDQLILRMKRDSHSLLTTILIGNNLVNIGGSSLATAIVMEKFSSNAVGIATGVMTFLILVFGEIFPKSFATHNNVVVARIVIYPIFWLSKLFFPIIIILNFIPKVLGPYTNKPAVTEDELMTMVEVVEEGGEIKEGERQLISNIFEFDDTCASEIMTPRADMYTIDIEDPVDIQAIIRSGFSRIPVIEESIDNVVGILNVKDLFASYHKYCTSNHTSSFDVKEIMRGPYFVPESKKIDSLLHEFKQKKNHIGIVIDEHGGVEGLVTMEDVLEELVGEISDETDHLDPHVVKLKDKRWVVLGKTDIDEVNKKLGLTIEDSNNYDTFSGYILERIGRIPEVGESIQIDSYTVTVKEKDGNRIKTFVFKK, from the coding sequence ATGGCCACCCAGTTAATTTTTCTTGTTGTCTGTCTTATTTTGTCCGCTTTTTTCTCGTCTTCGGAAACAGCGCTCTTTTCCATTTCCAAGGTAAGGGCGCTTCACCTTGCCAAGGAAGGCGGGAAACTTGATCAGCTCATCCTTCGCATGAAAAGAGATTCTCACAGTCTGTTGACCACCATCCTCATTGGCAACAACCTTGTCAACATCGGTGGATCATCCCTTGCTACGGCCATTGTGATGGAAAAATTCAGTTCCAATGCCGTGGGCATTGCAACGGGTGTCATGACCTTTCTAATTCTCGTATTTGGAGAAATTTTTCCCAAATCCTTTGCCACCCATAACAACGTGGTTGTGGCAAGGATCGTCATCTATCCGATTTTCTGGCTGTCAAAGCTTTTCTTCCCCATCATTATTATTTTGAACTTTATTCCAAAGGTCCTCGGCCCCTATACTAATAAACCTGCGGTAACCGAAGATGAACTCATGACCATGGTGGAGGTGGTTGAAGAGGGGGGCGAGATTAAAGAGGGAGAGCGGCAGCTTATTTCAAATATCTTTGAATTTGACGATACCTGTGCTTCAGAGATTATGACACCCCGTGCCGATATGTATACGATTGATATTGAAGATCCTGTTGATATACAGGCGATCATTCGATCGGGTTTTTCAAGGATTCCTGTGATCGAGGAGAGCATTGACAATGTTGTGGGCATCCTCAACGTCAAGGACCTTTTTGCAAGTTACCACAAATATTGTACGTCAAATCACACCTCCTCCTTTGATGTCAAGGAGATCATGAGGGGTCCTTATTTTGTTCCTGAATCTAAGAAGATCGATTCCCTGCTCCACGAGTTCAAGCAGAAGAAAAACCACATCGGTATCGTTATTGATGAGCATGGGGGTGTTGAAGGTCTTGTCACCATGGAGGATGTACTTGAAGAGCTTGTGGGTGAGATCAGTGATGAAACCGATCACCTTGATCCCCATGTGGTGAAACTCAAGGACAAACGGTGGGTGGTGCTTGGGAAGACAGACATTGATGAGGTCAATAAAAAACTCGGACTCACCATTGAAGATTCAAACAATTACGACACCTTTTCAGGTTATATATTAGAGCGCATTGGAAGGATTCCAGAAGTTGGGGAAAGTATTCAAATTGATTCCTACACGGTAACGGTCAAGGAAAAGGACGGCAACAGGATCAAAACCTTTGTGTTTAAAAAATAA
- a CDS encoding ABC transporter ATP-binding protein: MVRQKGERLMALEGISKGFNTKTTRIDILNKVDFTILQGDTLAVVGASGIGKSTLLHIIGTLDRPDQGRLFFGDDDLFGLDPVALARFRNQSIGFVFQFHHLLRGFTAVENVMIPCLIDRMKRLDARKKATTILERVGLNARLDHRVEDLSGGEQQRVALARALVMEPMLLLADEPTGNLDRKNSDAVHELLVELNRELGMTVIVVTHNPDLAGLMNQRLTLKDSEIVAVQ; encoded by the coding sequence ATGGTTAGACAAAAGGGTGAGCGGCTCATGGCCCTTGAAGGCATCTCCAAGGGCTTTAACACAAAGACCACTCGGATTGACATTCTCAATAAAGTGGATTTCACCATTTTACAGGGGGATACCCTGGCAGTTGTGGGGGCCTCTGGTATTGGTAAATCCACCCTGCTTCACATCATTGGTACCCTTGACCGACCCGATCAGGGGCGACTGTTTTTTGGCGATGATGATCTTTTCGGCCTTGACCCGGTGGCCCTTGCTCGGTTCAGGAACCAGTCCATCGGTTTTGTGTTCCAGTTTCATCACCTGCTAAGGGGATTCACGGCAGTGGAAAACGTGATGATTCCCTGCCTGATCGACCGAATGAAACGATTGGACGCCAGAAAAAAGGCCACAACCATTCTTGAAAGGGTCGGTCTCAATGCTCGTCTTGACCATCGGGTCGAAGATCTTTCAGGGGGTGAGCAGCAGCGGGTCGCCCTTGCAAGGGCCCTTGTCATGGAACCCATGCTGCTCCTTGCCGATGAACCAACGGGCAACCTTGACCGAAAAAATTCAGATGCCGTTCACGAACTTCTCGTGGAGTTAAACAGGGAACTTGGCATGACGGTTATTGTGGTGACCCACAACCCCGATCTTGCCGGTCTCATGAACCAGCGGTTAACCCTTAAAGACAGTGAAATAGTGGCCGTTCAATGA
- the lpxD gene encoding UDP-3-O-(3-hydroxymyristoyl)glucosamine N-acyltransferase, with protein sequence MKSFFKFILKDLAAMLDGEVVGNAQLEVSGCASFGEAAHLDITFADDPRFLNRLDQTRAGAVIVPWDFTGFDRETLTCSLVRSKNPRLHFFRIVERFNPAKKTVPGIAPTATIGKNFAGGKGITIAPGVTIGDNVTLGDHVQLMAGVFVGDNVTMGSYTIVKPNVTIMDKTMIGQGVIIHPGTVIGSDGFGFTPSRGIHEKLIHAGFVQIDDQVEIGACNTIDRGTLGRTWLQSGVKTDNLVHIAHNVVIGENTLIVAQVGIAGSTTLGKNVIVAGKAGISGHLTIGDNAIVGPGAGVVSDVPPGEIVSGVPQMPHKLWLKVGRIIPRLPDIRKRLLALEKRVNSKESTP encoded by the coding sequence ATGAAATCTTTTTTTAAATTTATTCTAAAAGACCTTGCAGCAATGCTTGACGGTGAGGTGGTAGGCAACGCACAACTTGAGGTTTCGGGCTGCGCTTCCTTTGGGGAGGCAGCCCATCTCGACATTACCTTTGCCGATGACCCCAGGTTTTTGAATCGGCTGGATCAGACCCGTGCCGGTGCAGTCATCGTTCCCTGGGATTTCACTGGTTTTGATCGTGAAACCCTGACTTGTTCCCTTGTTCGGTCAAAAAATCCAAGGCTTCATTTTTTCAGGATCGTTGAACGGTTTAATCCTGCGAAAAAGACCGTGCCCGGCATCGCACCCACGGCCACCATTGGTAAAAATTTTGCCGGTGGAAAGGGGATCACCATTGCCCCAGGGGTCACCATTGGCGACAATGTCACCCTTGGAGATCATGTCCAACTCATGGCCGGGGTCTTTGTGGGCGACAATGTCACCATGGGTAGCTATACCATTGTCAAACCCAATGTCACTATTATGGACAAGACCATGATCGGTCAGGGTGTGATCATCCATCCGGGAACGGTCATCGGCAGTGATGGTTTCGGGTTTACCCCAAGCCGGGGTATCCATGAAAAGCTCATCCATGCGGGGTTTGTCCAGATCGATGACCAGGTGGAAATTGGTGCCTGCAACACCATTGATCGTGGAACCCTGGGACGGACCTGGTTACAAAGTGGTGTTAAGACCGACAATCTGGTTCATATTGCCCACAATGTGGTCATCGGTGAAAATACGCTTATCGTGGCCCAGGTGGGTATTGCAGGATCGACCACACTTGGAAAGAATGTCATTGTTGCCGGCAAAGCCGGAATTTCCGGACATCTTACCATTGGCGACAATGCCATTGTTGGTCCGGGTGCAGGTGTTGTATCGGATGTTCCTCCGGGTGAGATCGTCTCAGGCGTTCCCCAGATGCCCCATAAACTCTGGCTCAAGGTCGGTCGAATAATCCCAAGACTTCCCGATATCAGAAAGCGGCTTCTGGCCCTTGAAAAGCGGGTGAACAGTAAGGAGAGTACCCCATGA
- the bamA gene encoding outer membrane protein assembly factor BamA codes for MAMLFVVFFSVTVSAKDKITIGILPFAVHADKTLDKLEKSIPRMLSEKFQADGAETVLIEKVPEGIDLGYNKIKELGIQYGVDHLVWGSLFMVGGRLSIDARLAATFDARLPAAYFAEAEGLENLFSAVNRLSSEISSVIFKRQFITGVKLEGNRRIESDAVLRILAVKPGEIFNPATLSDDLKKIYKMGYFDDVRVESDEQDKGIELIFTVVEKPSVRKLKIKGNRVYEEKEITDVIRTSTGSILNIFKLDADVARVKALYTEKNYHNCDIRYQTTPLDNNQADIEFIIDEGNKLRIESLVFEGNSFFSDKQLKKEMKTKEKGFFFWVTSSGDLDQNELDQDVFRLESYYKDQGFVDARVSDPEIVYGKESISVNFKIDEGVQYRIGTVDFKGDLIVPVETLTTEIKSRGTELYSRKQLRSDVISLTDIYADKGYANAEVSPLIGRDMEKKIVNITFNLDKKSPVYFERILISGNTKTRDKVIRRQIKVYEQELYSMSKLQDSVKNLRRTDYFENVEVTTSKGSKPDRLDVHMNITEKPTGTFSFGGGYSSEDSMFGMVSVTERNLFGKGQVATVRAEISGSSTKYTLSFTEPWLFDIPLSAGFDLYNWDKEYDYYDKDSKGVALRLGYMIFDFTSIGIKYAFEDFTISDVDTDYTSVDAGTYVTSSLTTTLKYDSRNKSFNATEGMLHSISMEYAGRFLGGEIDFTKYIAESGVHFPIFSKLTGLVHGKTGFLDDQSSDDIDIDYEKFYLGGINSIRGYDWQDINAGENSEGNIEGGVKFVQFNFELNFPLLEDVGLAGVLFYDSGDVFASDEDITFNDLKSSYGAGIRWYSPMGPIRIEYGITLDDTDESSAGDSRWEFSMGSSF; via the coding sequence ATGGCGATGCTTTTTGTTGTTTTTTTCAGTGTTACCGTTTCTGCCAAAGATAAGATTACCATTGGAATTCTTCCCTTTGCCGTTCATGCCGACAAGACACTGGATAAACTCGAAAAGAGCATTCCACGGATGCTTTCAGAAAAATTTCAGGCTGATGGGGCTGAAACGGTTCTTATTGAGAAGGTGCCGGAAGGGATTGATCTTGGATATAACAAGATCAAAGAGCTGGGGATTCAATACGGGGTAGATCACCTGGTATGGGGCTCTTTGTTCATGGTGGGTGGCCGATTGAGCATTGACGCCCGCCTGGCAGCCACCTTTGATGCACGGCTTCCGGCCGCCTATTTTGCTGAGGCTGAGGGACTTGAAAATCTTTTTTCAGCCGTCAACCGACTCTCCAGTGAAATATCCAGTGTGATTTTTAAACGACAGTTTATCACCGGGGTTAAGCTTGAGGGAAACCGCAGGATCGAGTCCGATGCCGTTCTGAGGATATTGGCGGTCAAACCAGGAGAAATCTTTAATCCGGCCACCCTTTCGGATGATCTTAAAAAGATCTATAAAATGGGCTATTTTGACGATGTCAGAGTGGAGAGTGATGAGCAGGACAAGGGCATTGAACTGATCTTTACCGTTGTTGAAAAACCCAGTGTTCGAAAGCTGAAGATCAAGGGAAACCGGGTGTACGAGGAAAAAGAAATTACCGATGTCATCAGGACCAGTACCGGCTCCATTCTCAATATCTTCAAACTGGATGCCGATGTGGCAAGGGTCAAGGCCCTGTATACGGAAAAGAACTACCATAATTGTGATATTCGTTATCAGACCACTCCCCTTGACAACAATCAGGCCGACATTGAGTTCATCATTGATGAGGGAAACAAGCTCAGGATTGAATCCCTTGTATTTGAAGGGAACAGCTTCTTTTCAGACAAACAGCTCAAAAAGGAGATGAAGACCAAGGAAAAAGGATTTTTCTTCTGGGTCACCTCGTCTGGAGACCTTGATCAGAACGAACTTGACCAGGATGTGTTCAGGTTGGAGTCCTATTACAAGGACCAGGGGTTTGTGGATGCCAGGGTCTCTGACCCAGAGATTGTGTATGGGAAAGAAAGCATTTCCGTTAATTTCAAGATAGATGAAGGGGTTCAGTATCGGATTGGCACCGTTGATTTCAAGGGAGATCTCATCGTTCCGGTTGAGACCCTGACAACGGAAATTAAATCAAGGGGGACTGAGCTTTACTCCAGAAAGCAGCTGAGAAGCGATGTGATCTCGCTTACCGATATCTATGCAGACAAGGGGTATGCCAATGCCGAGGTCTCTCCGCTCATTGGTCGAGACATGGAAAAAAAGATCGTCAACATCACCTTTAATTTAGACAAAAAATCACCGGTTTATTTTGAGCGTATTCTGATCAGCGGGAACACCAAAACCCGGGACAAGGTGATCAGAAGACAGATCAAGGTCTATGAACAGGAGCTATATTCCATGTCAAAGCTCCAGGACAGCGTGAAAAACCTCAGGAGGACCGATTATTTTGAGAATGTCGAGGTAACCACTTCCAAGGGGAGCAAGCCGGACCGGCTGGACGTTCACATGAACATCACGGAAAAACCCACTGGAACATTCAGTTTTGGTGGGGGGTACTCCAGTGAAGATTCCATGTTCGGCATGGTTTCCGTGACCGAGCGTAATCTTTTCGGCAAGGGTCAGGTGGCGACGGTAAGGGCTGAAATTTCCGGTTCCTCCACCAAGTATACCCTGAGCTTTACAGAACCGTGGCTGTTTGATATTCCATTGAGTGCAGGATTTGATCTCTACAACTGGGACAAGGAGTATGACTACTACGACAAGGACAGCAAGGGCGTGGCCCTGAGACTCGGGTACATGATATTTGATTTTACCAGCATCGGTATCAAATATGCTTTTGAAGATTTTACCATTTCCGATGTTGATACAGATTACACCTCTGTTGATGCCGGTACTTATGTGACAAGTTCCTTGACCACCACCTTGAAATATGACTCAAGGAACAAGAGTTTTAATGCCACCGAGGGAATGCTGCATTCGATCTCCATGGAGTATGCCGGCAGGTTCCTGGGCGGAGAGATCGATTTTACCAAATACATTGCTGAATCCGGGGTTCATTTTCCGATTTTCAGTAAACTGACCGGCCTGGTCCATGGGAAGACCGGTTTTCTGGATGACCAATCCAGTGACGATATTGATATTGATTATGAAAAGTTTTATCTGGGCGGCATCAACTCTATACGAGGCTATGACTGGCAGGATATCAATGCCGGTGAAAACAGTGAGGGCAATATCGAGGGCGGTGTCAAGTTTGTTCAGTTCAACTTTGAACTCAACTTTCCACTTCTTGAAGATGTGGGGCTTGCAGGCGTGCTGTTTTATGACTCAGGGGATGTGTTTGCATCTGATGAGGACATCACGTTCAACGACCTCAAGTCAAGCTATGGGGCCGGGATCCGCTGGTATTCACCCATGGGGCCCATCCGGATCGAATACGGCATCACCCTGGACGACACGGATGAGTCAAGTGCAGGAGACAGCCGATGGGAGTTTTCCATGGGCAGCTCATTTTAA